In Streptomyces violaceusniger Tu 4113, one DNA window encodes the following:
- a CDS encoding DUF5998 family protein — protein sequence MAKTGTTTQGLRAAIERSGYYPALVAEAVEAAVGGEPIVSYLVHQETTFDANEVRRHVTVLVLTGNRFIVSHTDEQAADGTSPSPYATTSTESVKLQRISSVVLSRVVANPESYTPGTLPREVVLTIGWGAVSRLDLEPAACGDPNCEADHGYTGSSTADDLSLRVSEAGDGPDTVRQTLAFAQALSEATTATPDTGR from the coding sequence ATGGCGAAGACCGGTACGACGACCCAGGGGCTGCGCGCGGCGATCGAGCGCAGCGGCTATTACCCGGCACTCGTGGCCGAAGCGGTGGAGGCCGCCGTGGGTGGTGAGCCCATCGTGTCGTACCTGGTCCATCAGGAGACCACCTTCGACGCCAACGAGGTCCGCCGCCATGTCACGGTCCTGGTCCTCACCGGGAACCGCTTCATCGTCAGCCACACCGACGAGCAGGCCGCGGACGGCACCTCCCCGTCGCCGTACGCCACCACCTCCACCGAGTCCGTGAAGCTCCAGCGGATCTCCTCGGTCGTGCTCAGCCGGGTCGTGGCCAACCCCGAGTCGTACACGCCGGGCACGCTGCCCCGCGAGGTGGTGCTGACCATCGGCTGGGGGGCCGTCAGCCGTCTCGACCTGGAGCCCGCCGCCTGCGGCGACCCCAACTGCGAGGCCGACCACGGCTACACGGGCTCGTCCACCGCCGACGACCTCAGCCTGCGCGTCAGCGAGGCGGGGGACGGCCCCGACACCGTCCGCCAGACCCTGGCCTTCGCCCAGGCGCTCTCCGAGGCCACCACGGCCACGCCGGACACCGGCCGCTGA
- a CDS encoding VOC family protein, producing MTEAATRRTPGTPCWTSLMVHSLAATQDFYHSLFGWEFTPGPQQLGAYVRAVQGGRPVAGLSELPPERHLPVAWTTYLASDDADETAEMIRACGGTVAVGPLDADEAGRTLIAADPEGAVFGVWQESTYTAEETGAPGTPVWHELLTREGTGVHKFYRMVFGYQAETTAGEEPGCRTLHLDGRPVCAIQSVGDALPRDRGPYWMTHFAVEDVDDTVRRVTELGGQLVRPPSRGATGHRATVRDPEGAAFTVVRRAEG from the coding sequence ATGACCGAGGCAGCGACTCGGCGCACACCGGGCACGCCCTGCTGGACGAGTCTGATGGTGCACAGCCTTGCCGCGACACAGGACTTCTACCACTCCCTGTTCGGCTGGGAGTTCACACCGGGCCCACAGCAGCTCGGCGCGTACGTCCGCGCGGTCCAGGGCGGCCGGCCGGTCGCCGGGTTGAGCGAGCTGCCTCCGGAACGCCATTTGCCCGTGGCCTGGACGACCTATCTGGCGTCCGACGACGCCGATGAGACCGCCGAGATGATCCGCGCCTGTGGCGGCACCGTGGCGGTGGGCCCGCTGGACGCCGACGAGGCCGGCCGGACGCTGATCGCCGCCGACCCCGAGGGCGCGGTGTTCGGGGTGTGGCAGGAGTCCACGTACACGGCGGAGGAGACCGGGGCGCCGGGCACCCCGGTCTGGCACGAGCTGCTGACCCGCGAGGGCACCGGGGTCCACAAGTTCTACCGGATGGTCTTCGGCTACCAGGCGGAGACGACGGCCGGGGAGGAGCCCGGCTGCCGCACCCTGCATCTGGACGGCCGGCCGGTCTGCGCGATCCAGAGCGTGGGCGACGCCCTGCCGCGCGACCGGGGCCCGTACTGGATGACGCACTTCGCGGTGGAGGATGTGGACGACACGGTGCGCCGGGTGACCGAGCTGGGCGGTCAGTTGGTGCGGCCGCCGTCGCGGGGAGCGACCGGCCACCGGGCCACGGTGCGGGACCCGGAAGGCGCCGCCTTCACCGTCGTACGGCGCGCCGAGGGATAG
- a CDS encoding thymidine kinase — MPELVFFSGTMDCGKSTLALQIQHNRSARGLQGMIYTRDDRAGEGKLSSRLGLATEAVEVADDLDFYDHVVQALTAGGRVDYVIVDEAQFLIPPQIDQLARVVDDLELDVFAFGITTDFRSKLFPGSQRLVELADRVEVLQVEALCWCGARATHNARTVGGQMVVEGAQVVVGDVNRPESEVGYEVLCRRHHRRRVTAAGARAAALSPDVLPVD; from the coding sequence ATGCCCGAGCTGGTGTTCTTTTCCGGAACGATGGACTGCGGAAAGAGCACCCTCGCTCTGCAGATCCAGCACAACCGCTCGGCGCGAGGGCTCCAGGGCATGATCTACACCCGGGACGACCGGGCGGGCGAGGGCAAGCTCTCCTCCCGGCTGGGTCTTGCCACCGAGGCGGTCGAGGTCGCCGACGACCTGGACTTCTACGACCATGTGGTCCAGGCGCTGACCGCCGGGGGCCGGGTCGACTACGTCATCGTGGACGAGGCGCAGTTCCTGATTCCGCCGCAGATCGACCAACTCGCCCGGGTGGTCGACGACCTGGAGCTGGACGTCTTCGCCTTCGGCATCACCACCGACTTCCGCAGCAAGCTCTTCCCCGGCTCCCAGCGCCTGGTGGAGCTCGCCGACCGGGTGGAGGTGCTGCAGGTGGAGGCGCTGTGCTGGTGCGGCGCCCGGGCGACGCACAACGCCCGTACCGTCGGCGGCCAGATGGTCGTCGAGGGCGCCCAGGTCGTCGTGGGCGACGTCAACCGGCCGGAGAGCGAGGTCGGTTACGAGGTGCTGTGCCGACGTCACCACCGGCGCCGGGTGACGGCCGCCGGAGCGCGCGCCGCCGCCCTGTCGCCGGATGTGCTGCCCGTCGACTGA
- a CDS encoding alkaline phosphatase family protein, with amino-acid sequence MSGSATGPLPSAASFWPEPTPLDPRSAPLPKYGTGSLADLLPAVAAGQEVPGLSSGLALAPADRVCVFLVDGLGWELLRAHPGEAPFLTSLLPSSLGGAGQPLTAGFPSTTATSLASVGTGLPPGAHGLPGYTVRDPGTGKLMNQLRWQPWTDPHAWQPYPTVFQLADAAGVHTCQVSAPTFAETPLTKIALSGGTFHGRLTGEERMDLAAEQLGAAGRSLVYTYYSEVDGKGHRFGVDSPEWRGQLRYVDGLAQRLAEQLPPRSALYVTADHGMIDIPFDPESRIDFDEDWELRAGVSLLGGEGRARHVYAVPGAAGDVLAVWREVLGERMWVAGRDEAIEAGWFGGPGGADGGGKGVDDRVYRRIGDIVAAACDDVAIVASHTEPKESAMVGLHGSMTPVEQLVPLLEVRS; translated from the coding sequence ATGTCCGGCTCCGCCACCGGCCCGCTGCCCTCCGCCGCCTCCTTCTGGCCAGAGCCCACCCCGCTCGACCCCCGCTCCGCCCCCCTGCCGAAGTACGGCACCGGCTCGCTCGCCGATCTGCTGCCCGCCGTCGCCGCGGGCCAGGAGGTCCCCGGGCTCTCCTCCGGTCTGGCGCTCGCACCCGCCGACCGCGTCTGCGTCTTCCTGGTCGACGGCCTCGGCTGGGAGCTGCTGCGCGCCCACCCCGGCGAGGCGCCCTTCCTGACCTCGCTGCTGCCCAGTTCGCTGGGCGGTGCCGGGCAGCCGCTCACCGCGGGCTTCCCGTCCACCACCGCGACCTCGCTCGCCTCGGTGGGCACCGGCCTGCCTCCCGGCGCCCACGGCCTGCCCGGCTATACGGTGCGGGACCCCGGCACCGGCAAACTGATGAACCAGTTGCGCTGGCAGCCCTGGACGGATCCGCACGCCTGGCAGCCGTATCCGACCGTCTTCCAGCTCGCGGACGCCGCGGGCGTGCACACCTGCCAGGTCTCCGCGCCGACGTTCGCCGAGACCCCGCTCACCAAGATCGCGCTGAGCGGCGGCACCTTCCACGGGCGGCTCACCGGTGAGGAGCGGATGGACCTCGCGGCCGAGCAACTCGGCGCCGCGGGCCGCTCGCTCGTCTACACGTACTACAGCGAGGTGGACGGCAAGGGGCACCGCTTCGGCGTGGACTCGCCCGAGTGGCGTGGTCAGCTCCGCTATGTCGACGGGCTCGCCCAGCGGCTCGCCGAACAGCTCCCGCCCCGCTCGGCGCTCTATGTCACCGCCGACCACGGCATGATCGACATCCCCTTCGACCCGGAGTCGCGCATCGACTTCGACGAGGACTGGGAGCTGCGCGCGGGCGTCTCGCTGCTGGGCGGCGAGGGCCGCGCCCGCCATGTGTACGCCGTCCCCGGCGCCGCGGGCGATGTGCTGGCCGTCTGGCGTGAGGTGCTGGGGGAGCGGATGTGGGTGGCCGGCCGTGACGAGGCCATCGAGGCGGGCTGGTTCGGCGGGCCCGGCGGTGCCGATGGCGGCGGTAAGGGCGTCGACGACCGGGTCTACCGGCGGATCGGCGATATCGTGGCCGCCGCATGCGACGACGTCGCGATCGTCGCCTCGCACACCGAGCCGAAGGAGTCCGCCATGGTCGGGCTGCACGGTTCGATGACCCCCGTGGAGCAGTTGGTGCCGCTCCTCGAAGTACGCTCCTGA
- the sepH gene encoding septation protein SepH, whose translation MTSAGTTREVPMPELRVVAVSNDGTRLVLKAADSTEYTLPIDERLRAAVRNDRARLGQIEIEVESHLRPRDIQARIRAGATAEEVAQMAGIPVDRVRRFEGPVLAERAFMAERARKTPVRRPGENTGPQLGEAVAERLLLRGAEKDTTQWDSWRRDDGTWEVLLVYRVAGEPHSASWTYDPPRRLVQAVDDEARALIGEADDTPEPSFPFVPRIARLPRDRDRDRDRPSSERFDDDSPAATPASASLDDGLGERDSLTSLLEAVPNFRGDMVVPEAPVASAAPPEEPDEEPEAVEPPASAASAGSAYADVLMPRSVAGHRDRLTGTTDRQAEADGVRPGRRAAVPSWDEIVFGTRRKKQE comes from the coding sequence GTGACGTCGGCAGGCACCACCCGGGAGGTTCCCATGCCCGAACTGCGTGTCGTGGCCGTCAGCAACGACGGCACACGGCTGGTGCTCAAGGCTGCGGACAGCACGGAGTACACGCTTCCCATCGACGAGCGACTGCGCGCCGCGGTGCGCAATGACCGCGCTCGGCTCGGCCAGATCGAGATCGAGGTCGAGAGCCATCTGCGGCCCCGTGACATCCAGGCCCGTATACGTGCCGGCGCCACCGCCGAAGAGGTCGCGCAGATGGCGGGCATCCCTGTCGATCGCGTGCGGCGCTTCGAGGGCCCGGTGCTCGCGGAGCGCGCCTTCATGGCCGAGCGCGCCCGTAAGACTCCCGTGCGCCGCCCCGGCGAGAACACCGGACCGCAGCTCGGCGAGGCCGTAGCGGAGCGGCTGCTGCTGCGCGGCGCCGAGAAGGACACCACGCAGTGGGACTCCTGGCGGCGCGACGACGGCACCTGGGAGGTGCTGCTGGTCTACCGGGTCGCCGGTGAGCCGCACTCGGCGAGCTGGACCTACGACCCGCCCCGGCGGCTGGTCCAGGCGGTGGACGACGAGGCGCGGGCGCTGATCGGCGAGGCCGACGACACGCCCGAGCCCAGCTTCCCGTTCGTGCCGCGGATCGCCCGGCTGCCGCGGGACCGGGATCGGGACCGCGACCGGCCGTCGTCCGAGCGCTTCGACGACGACTCCCCGGCGGCCACGCCCGCGTCCGCCTCGCTGGACGACGGTCTCGGTGAGCGGGACTCGCTCACCAGCCTGCTGGAGGCCGTGCCCAACTTCCGGGGCGACATGGTCGTGCCGGAGGCGCCGGTCGCGTCGGCCGCTCCGCCGGAGGAGCCCGACGAGGAGCCGGAGGCCGTCGAGCCGCCCGCCTCCGCGGCGAGCGCGGGTTCGGCGTACGCGGATGTGCTGATGCCGCGTTCGGTGGCGGGCCACCGCGACCGGCTGACCGGTACGACGGACCGGCAGGCGGAGGCGGACGGCGTCCGCCCGGGCCGCCGGGCCGCGGTGCCGAGCTGGGACGAGATCGTCTTCGGCACCCGCCGCAAGAAGCAGGAGTAG
- a CDS encoding sulfurtransferase, with protein sequence MHAIITASDLMSELAEEQPPLLLDVRWQLGGPPGRPAYEAGHLPGAVYVDLDTELAAPPGKTGRHPLPDLSAFAVAMRRAGVSQDRRVVAYDGGQGWAAARAWWLLRWAGHPSVRVLDGGLPAWTAVGGALSTDEPDATEGDFVPRPGAMPLLEADDAASLARRGVLLDARAGERYRGEVEPIDPVGGHIPGAVSAPTVENVTADGHFLPADRLAERFAALGATEDAEVGVYCGSGVSAAHQVLALAVAGVPAALYVGSWSEWSSDGGRPVATGPERG encoded by the coding sequence ATGCATGCCATCATCACCGCATCCGATCTCATGAGTGAGCTGGCGGAGGAGCAGCCTCCGCTCCTGCTCGATGTGCGCTGGCAACTCGGCGGGCCGCCTGGCCGCCCCGCATACGAGGCGGGGCATCTGCCCGGTGCCGTCTACGTCGATCTCGACACCGAACTCGCGGCCCCGCCCGGAAAGACCGGCCGCCACCCCCTGCCCGATCTTTCCGCGTTCGCGGTCGCGATGCGCCGGGCCGGAGTGAGCCAGGACCGGCGCGTAGTGGCGTACGACGGCGGACAGGGGTGGGCCGCGGCGCGCGCGTGGTGGCTGCTGCGCTGGGCGGGGCATCCGTCCGTCAGGGTGCTCGACGGAGGTCTGCCCGCCTGGACGGCGGTCGGCGGCGCCCTGTCCACCGATGAACCGGACGCGACCGAGGGCGACTTCGTCCCGCGGCCAGGGGCCATGCCACTGCTGGAGGCGGACGATGCGGCGTCGCTCGCGCGGCGCGGGGTGCTGCTGGACGCGCGCGCGGGCGAGCGCTACCGGGGCGAGGTCGAGCCCATCGACCCCGTCGGCGGCCATATCCCGGGCGCGGTCTCCGCCCCCACGGTGGAGAACGTCACCGCCGACGGTCACTTCCTGCCCGCCGACCGGCTGGCCGAGCGGTTCGCGGCCCTGGGCGCCACCGAGGACGCCGAGGTCGGGGTGTACTGCGGCTCCGGGGTCTCGGCCGCGCACCAGGTCCTGGCGCTGGCCGTCGCGGGCGTTCCGGCGGCCCTGTACGTCGGTTCCTGGAGCGAATGGTCCTCGGACGGCGGCCGTCCGGTGGCCACCGGCCCCGAGCGGGGCTGA
- a CDS encoding bifunctional acetate--CoA ligase family protein/GNAT family N-acetyltransferase, whose product MRSPSDRHAYPTHWEADVVLRDGGTAQIRPITPDDAQRLVSFYERVSDESKYYRFFAPYPRLSDRDVHRFTHHDYVDRVGLAAIVGDEFIATVRYDRIDGRGMPAAAPADEAEVAFLVQDAHQGRGVASALLEHIAAVARERDIRRFAAEVLPANTKMIKVFTDAGYTQKRSFEDGVVRLEFDLEPTDRSLAVMRAREQRAEARSVQRLLAPGSVAVIGTSRTPGGVGRTVLRNLLDGGFTGRVHAVNHAFPDDMAHLEPEGVPAHRSLRAIEEPVDLAVVAVPAERVPAVVAECGEHGVQGLVVLSAGYAESGSEGRDRQRDLVRQARSYGMRVIGPNAFGVSNTAEGVRLNASLSPQLPNPGRLGLFTQSGAIGIALLSGLHRRGAGLASLAGIAGISTFVSAGNRADVSGNDLLQYWYDDPRTDVVLMYLESIGNPRKFTRLARRTAAVKPVVVVKGARHTGSAPTGHAVPTTQIPDATVSDLLRQAGVIRVDTVTELADTGVLLASQPLPAGPRVAILGNSESLGLITYDACLTEGLRPLPPRDLTTAAAPDDFRRALTEALIDDACDAVVVTAIPSVGDGNAGPGDGEGSAEALATAVREAAQASGPGPAKPVAVVHLEIQELAEALAGTGGEPAPGTRRIPAYPAAERAVRALAEAVRYAHWRQEAAEPGRVPEYDDIDEAGAAADIQVLLAPADGTGGDGAGGGPGDGEGGGTGEATGSGTGDDAGLGVELSAADTQRLLARYGVSVLPALPAPGPDAAVRAAERLGFPVALKPTAAHLRHRADLGGVRLELGSETELRRAYAELTDYLGRPEELGLVVQRMAPRGVDTVVRAAIDPAAGAVLSFGLAGAPSELLGDTAHGLVPVTGRDAAELIRSIRTAPLLFGWRGSKPVDTAALEELLLRVSRLVDDQPEMVAVDLEPVVVAQQGLSVLGASARLAPPPPRTDLGPRHMPAY is encoded by the coding sequence ATGCGGAGCCCGTCGGACCGTCACGCCTACCCGACCCACTGGGAAGCCGATGTGGTGCTCCGGGACGGCGGCACGGCACAGATCCGTCCCATCACCCCAGATGACGCCCAACGGCTGGTCAGCTTCTACGAGCGGGTCTCGGACGAGTCGAAGTACTACCGCTTCTTCGCGCCCTACCCCCGCCTCTCCGACCGCGACGTCCACCGCTTCACCCACCACGACTACGTCGACCGGGTGGGTCTGGCGGCCATCGTGGGGGATGAGTTCATCGCCACCGTGCGGTACGACCGCATCGACGGACGGGGGATGCCGGCCGCGGCCCCCGCCGACGAGGCCGAGGTCGCCTTCCTCGTCCAGGACGCCCACCAGGGCCGCGGGGTGGCCTCCGCGCTCCTCGAACACATCGCCGCCGTCGCGCGCGAGCGGGACATCCGCCGGTTCGCCGCCGAGGTGCTGCCCGCCAACACCAAGATGATCAAGGTGTTCACGGACGCGGGCTATACCCAGAAGCGCAGCTTCGAGGACGGCGTCGTCCGCCTCGAATTCGACCTCGAACCCACCGACCGCTCCCTGGCCGTCATGCGCGCCCGCGAGCAGCGGGCCGAGGCCCGCTCCGTCCAGCGGCTGCTCGCGCCCGGCTCCGTCGCCGTCATCGGCACCAGCCGCACGCCCGGCGGCGTCGGCCGCACCGTGCTGCGCAACCTCCTGGACGGTGGCTTCACGGGACGCGTCCACGCCGTCAACCACGCCTTCCCCGACGACATGGCGCACCTGGAGCCCGAGGGCGTCCCGGCCCACCGCTCGCTGCGCGCCATAGAGGAGCCCGTGGACCTGGCCGTCGTCGCCGTCCCCGCCGAGCGGGTGCCCGCCGTCGTGGCCGAATGCGGCGAGCACGGCGTCCAGGGCCTCGTCGTGCTCTCCGCCGGATACGCCGAGAGCGGGAGCGAGGGCCGCGACCGGCAGCGCGACCTCGTCCGCCAGGCCCGGTCGTACGGCATGCGCGTCATCGGCCCCAACGCCTTCGGCGTCAGCAACACCGCCGAGGGCGTCCGGCTGAACGCCTCGCTGTCCCCGCAACTGCCCAACCCCGGCCGGCTGGGCCTGTTCACCCAGTCCGGGGCGATCGGCATCGCGCTGCTGTCCGGGCTGCACCGGCGCGGCGCCGGGCTGGCGAGCCTCGCCGGAATCGCGGGGATATCGACCTTCGTATCCGCGGGGAACCGCGCCGACGTCTCGGGCAACGACCTCCTCCAGTACTGGTACGACGATCCGCGCACCGACGTCGTCCTGATGTACCTGGAGTCGATCGGCAATCCCCGCAAGTTCACCCGGCTCGCCCGGCGCACCGCCGCCGTCAAACCGGTGGTCGTCGTCAAGGGCGCCCGCCACACCGGCAGTGCCCCCACCGGCCATGCCGTGCCCACCACACAGATCCCGGACGCCACCGTCTCCGATCTGCTGCGGCAGGCGGGCGTCATCCGGGTCGACACCGTCACCGAACTCGCCGACACCGGGGTGCTGCTCGCCTCCCAGCCGCTGCCCGCCGGTCCGCGCGTCGCCATCCTCGGCAACTCCGAGTCGCTCGGCCTGATCACCTACGACGCCTGCCTGACCGAGGGGCTCCGCCCGCTGCCGCCCCGCGACCTGACCACGGCCGCCGCCCCGGACGACTTCCGGCGCGCCCTGACCGAGGCCCTTATCGACGACGCCTGCGACGCCGTCGTCGTCACCGCCATCCCCTCGGTCGGCGACGGGAATGCCGGCCCCGGGGATGGCGAGGGCAGCGCGGAGGCCCTCGCGACGGCCGTAAGAGAGGCGGCCCAGGCTTCCGGGCCCGGTCCGGCCAAGCCGGTGGCGGTGGTCCACCTGGAGATCCAGGAGCTCGCGGAGGCCCTGGCCGGCACCGGCGGCGAGCCCGCCCCGGGCACCCGCCGGATCCCCGCCTACCCCGCCGCCGAGCGGGCCGTGCGCGCGCTCGCCGAGGCCGTGCGGTACGCGCACTGGCGGCAGGAGGCCGCCGAGCCCGGGCGGGTCCCCGAGTACGACGACATCGACGAGGCGGGTGCGGCCGCGGACATCCAGGTGCTGCTCGCCCCGGCCGACGGCACCGGGGGCGACGGCGCGGGCGGCGGGCCCGGCGACGGTGAGGGCGGCGGGACCGGCGAAGCCACGGGCAGCGGAACCGGCGACGACGCGGGCCTCGGTGTCGAGCTGTCCGCCGCCGACACCCAGCGCCTCCTGGCCCGCTACGGCGTCAGCGTGCTGCCCGCCCTCCCCGCGCCCGGCCCCGACGCCGCCGTGCGGGCCGCCGAGCGGCTCGGCTTCCCGGTCGCGCTCAAGCCCACCGCCGCCCATCTGCGCCACCGCGCCGACCTGGGCGGGGTCCGGCTGGAGCTGGGCAGCGAGACGGAACTGCGCCGGGCCTACGCCGAGTTGACCGACTACCTGGGCCGGCCCGAGGAACTGGGGCTGGTCGTGCAGCGAATGGCGCCACGCGGCGTGGACACCGTCGTACGGGCCGCCATCGACCCCGCCGCCGGGGCCGTGCTCTCCTTCGGGCTCGCCGGCGCCCCCTCCGAACTGCTCGGCGACACCGCCCACGGCCTCGTCCCCGTCACCGGCCGGGACGCCGCCGAGCTGATCCGGTCCATCCGGACCGCGCCGCTGCTGTTCGGCTGGCGCGGCTCCAAGCCCGTGGACACCGCGGCCCTGGAGGAACTGCTGCTGCGGGTGTCCCGCCTGGTGGACGACCAACCCGAGATGGTCGCCGTCGACCTCGAACCCGTCGTCGTCGCCCAGCAGGGCCTCTCCGTGCTCGGCGCCTCGGCGCGGCTCGCCCCGCCGCCCCCGCGCACCGACCTGGGCCCCCGCCACATGCCCGCCTACTGA